A portion of the Streptomyces erythrochromogenes genome contains these proteins:
- a CDS encoding MerR family transcriptional regulator — MDSATLYSIGELARRTGLTVKTVRFYSDKGIVPPTERSPAGYRLYGPDALARLDLARTLRDLGIGLETVRKVLDRETSIPEVAAAHADALDVQIRPLRLRRAVLRAVAGRGPTPLEMDLMHRLATLSRTEQRRLISDFIDEVFEEPHTQTEFAELMRSVVPELPDDPTPDQVEAWVELAGLCQDEDFRAAIRRTAEEQAVEPDRRDVVAVQGVLDRAMRERIDEAVSVGLLPDSAGGALLAGSLGSLYAHAYERADEGEGGLRRWLLARLRTTADPHVERYWRLLGAVKGWPAAPALAPRALLVHHRPRPRRRRRPRRSRRCNAW; from the coding sequence ATGGACAGCGCGACTCTGTATTCGATCGGGGAGTTGGCCCGGCGGACCGGTCTGACCGTGAAGACCGTCCGGTTCTACTCGGACAAGGGCATCGTCCCGCCCACGGAGCGGAGCCCGGCGGGATACCGGCTCTACGGGCCGGACGCGCTCGCCCGCCTCGACCTGGCCCGCACCCTGCGCGATCTCGGGATCGGCCTGGAGACCGTACGCAAGGTGCTCGACCGGGAAACGTCCATACCGGAGGTCGCGGCGGCGCACGCCGACGCCCTGGACGTACAGATCCGCCCCCTCCGCCTGCGCCGGGCCGTGCTCCGCGCGGTCGCCGGACGCGGCCCCACCCCCCTGGAGATGGACCTCATGCACCGACTCGCCACGCTCTCCCGCACCGAACAGCGGCGACTGATCAGTGACTTCATCGACGAGGTTTTCGAAGAGCCTCACACCCAGACCGAGTTCGCGGAGCTGATGCGCTCCGTCGTGCCCGAGCTCCCCGACGACCCCACGCCCGACCAGGTCGAGGCCTGGGTGGAACTCGCCGGGCTCTGCCAGGACGAGGACTTCCGGGCCGCGATCCGTCGCACCGCCGAGGAGCAGGCGGTGGAGCCCGACCGGCGGGACGTCGTCGCCGTGCAGGGCGTGCTCGACCGGGCGATGCGGGAGCGGATCGACGAGGCCGTGTCCGTCGGACTCCTGCCGGACTCGGCCGGGGGAGCATTGCTCGCCGGCTCACTCGGCAGCCTCTACGCCCACGCGTACGAGCGCGCCGACGAAGGCGAGGGAGGTCTGCGCCGTTGGCTCCTCGCCCGCCTGCGGACGACCGCCGATCCCCACGTCGAGCGGTACTGGCGGCTCCTGGGCGCGGTCAAGGGGTGGCCCGCGGCTCCGGCGCTCGCCCCCCGTGCACTCCTGGTTCACCACCGTCCTCGCCCCCGGCGGCGGCGACGGCCGCGACGATCGCGAAGGTGCAATGCGTGGTGA
- a CDS encoding DUF6082 family protein has product MVISGIALAGVAISLTLQEQQTKAARDERDRSTHRQMIYLTMGDRALAECLEPPNGPMPFERYRQIIFANLIMGRWYAAYQLGDVDDSTLRYTLERHFRGEIGRLHWEYGGHDWLRGAIGGNQRRAAAFAKIVKESYRAAVNAGPAIPAADYFISGGADLDPQNP; this is encoded by the coding sequence GTGGTGATCTCTGGAATTGCCCTAGCTGGCGTCGCGATCTCGCTCACGCTCCAAGAGCAGCAGACAAAGGCCGCCAGAGATGAACGAGACAGGTCGACCCATAGGCAAATGATCTACCTGACTATGGGAGATCGCGCTCTGGCAGAATGCCTGGAACCCCCCAATGGTCCGATGCCCTTCGAGCGGTACCGGCAGATCATATTCGCCAATCTGATCATGGGTAGGTGGTACGCGGCATATCAACTGGGAGATGTGGACGACTCCACTCTCAGGTATACCCTGGAGCGGCATTTTCGCGGTGAGATTGGGAGACTGCATTGGGAATATGGCGGCCATGACTGGCTTCGCGGCGCCATAGGGGGGAATCAGCGAAGGGCTGCAGCGTTCGCTAAAATAGTTAAAGAGAGCTACAGAGCTGCCGTCAATGCCGGGCCTGCAATTCCAGCAGCTGACTACTTCATCAGCGGAGGAGCTGACTTGGACCCCCAAAATCCCTGA
- the fxsT gene encoding FxSxx-COOH system tetratricopeptide repeat protein: protein MTNYASDAVPGWAAQAWVIWPVFAVLVVVSIGLLLWSRHLDAAPRPPARLAPVSRLVRGQQASLRPPHVQRVRGREEELAVLAGMLRRPRGRFAVLCAVGGMGKTTVAAQLAAQAEAAGWRVFWVRWRDGAGLAQQMVETALACGLPEAELEAARAGQASLPDVVWRQLGRVRRWLLVVDNADEPHEIGPAGEPVADYRGWIRPHGRGLLVVTSRDGSEQTWGPCAQLLPLEPLPVRPAGQVLLDAAPVAGTAEQARELAARLGGLPLALHAAGTYLAGPTSRYRTFAAYRQALEQELRFLVGAAHPNASNPQVARAVVRHTWEVSLDQLAGEGNALARPLLRLLALLAQAPVPLSLITPDLLSVVTGHDVTAAALEAAFAGLHRYGLLGLPHSPGSTGPASGSSEGAQVVLHPLIREINAVALTAETTDLAVWHRALAERLTMAVHEANRRGRAGWPAAVLLAPHVPLLLDYADPRTATHHRTTLNTLAQVLQKAGAFGAARLLHERVLEVETRMLGPEHPDTLTSRNNLGNALFGMGEPAEAIRLLRQTLEDRARILGPEHPDTSTSRNDLACALDGTGEHAEAVGLLRQTLNDRTRVLGPEHPHTLASRDSLGLALDGMGEHAQAVRIHRSTLEDRIRVLGPEHHLTLLSRHNLASALTRADEQTEAIQLLRQALNDHARILGDEHPHTLASRDSLGLALDGMGEHAQAVRIHRSTLEDRTRILSPEHPDTLASRHNLALALTRAGEQAEAIDLLRRTLDDRVRILGDEHTHTLSTRNALETALAMSTQRPQSRWWHWLRRRNVAASGR from the coding sequence GTGACCAACTACGCCAGTGACGCGGTGCCTGGCTGGGCGGCGCAGGCGTGGGTGATCTGGCCCGTGTTCGCCGTGCTGGTGGTGGTCAGCATCGGGCTGTTGCTGTGGAGCCGGCATCTGGATGCCGCACCAAGGCCCCCGGCGCGGCTGGCACCGGTGAGCCGACTGGTCCGCGGCCAGCAGGCTTCGCTACGCCCCCCGCATGTTCAGCGCGTGCGGGGGCGTGAGGAAGAACTCGCCGTGTTGGCAGGCATGCTTCGGCGGCCACGAGGCCGGTTCGCGGTGCTGTGCGCGGTCGGCGGGATGGGCAAGACAACGGTGGCCGCGCAATTGGCCGCCCAGGCCGAGGCGGCGGGCTGGCGAGTGTTTTGGGTGCGCTGGCGCGACGGCGCCGGGCTGGCGCAGCAGATGGTGGAGACGGCGCTGGCCTGCGGCCTGCCAGAGGCAGAACTGGAGGCCGCGCGAGCGGGGCAGGCGAGCCTGCCGGATGTGGTCTGGCGACAGTTGGGCCGGGTGCGGCGGTGGCTGCTGGTTGTGGACAACGCCGACGAGCCGCACGAGATCGGCCCGGCAGGGGAGCCGGTGGCCGACTATCGCGGCTGGATCCGTCCTCACGGCCGGGGCCTGCTGGTGGTGACCAGCCGGGATGGCAGCGAGCAGACCTGGGGTCCGTGCGCACAGCTGCTGCCACTGGAGCCGCTGCCGGTGCGACCTGCGGGGCAGGTCCTGCTGGACGCTGCTCCCGTGGCCGGCACCGCCGAGCAGGCCCGGGAGCTGGCGGCGCGACTGGGCGGGCTGCCACTGGCGTTGCACGCGGCCGGCACCTATCTGGCCGGACCCACAAGCCGCTACCGCACCTTTGCCGCCTACCGCCAGGCCCTGGAACAGGAACTGCGGTTCTTGGTGGGAGCGGCACACCCGAATGCCTCCAATCCGCAGGTCGCCCGCGCCGTGGTGCGGCACACCTGGGAGGTGTCCTTGGACCAGCTCGCCGGGGAGGGCAACGCTTTGGCCCGCCCCTTGTTGCGACTGCTGGCCCTGCTGGCTCAAGCCCCCGTCCCACTATCCCTGATCACCCCGGACCTGCTATCCGTCGTCACCGGACACGACGTCACCGCGGCGGCCCTGGAGGCCGCGTTCGCCGGCCTGCACCGATACGGTCTCCTCGGCCTGCCCCACTCTCCCGGCAGCACCGGCCCGGCGTCGGGCAGCAGCGAGGGGGCGCAGGTGGTGTTGCATCCCCTGATCCGAGAGATCAACGCTGTCGCCCTCACGGCCGAGACCACCGATCTCGCCGTGTGGCACCGGGCTCTCGCCGAGCGGCTGACCATGGCTGTGCACGAGGCCAACCGGCGCGGGCGCGCCGGTTGGCCTGCAGCCGTGCTCCTCGCCCCCCACGTTCCGCTGCTGCTCGACTACGCGGACCCGCGCACCGCCACGCACCACCGCACCACTCTCAACACCCTGGCGCAGGTGCTGCAGAAGGCTGGCGCTTTCGGTGCGGCGCGCCTGCTGCATGAACGGGTCCTCGAGGTCGAGACCCGCATGCTGGGCCCCGAGCACCCCGATACCTTGACCAGCCGCAACAACCTGGGCAATGCCTTGTTCGGAATGGGAGAGCCGGCCGAGGCGATACGTCTGCTCCGGCAGACCCTGGAGGACCGCGCCCGCATCCTGGGCCCCGAGCACCCCGATACCTCGACCAGCCGCAATGACCTCGCATGCGCTTTGGACGGGACGGGTGAGCATGCCGAGGCGGTGGGTCTGCTGCGGCAGACGCTCAACGACCGTACCCGTGTCCTGGGCCCCGAGCATCCGCATACCCTGGCCAGCCGGGACAGCCTCGGTCTCGCGCTGGACGGGATGGGCGAGCACGCACAAGCAGTGCGCATCCACCGGAGCACCCTGGAGGACCGCATCCGTGTCCTGGGCCCCGAGCACCACCTCACCCTGCTCAGCCGCCACAACCTTGCTAGCGCCCTGACCAGGGCGGATGAGCAGACGGAAGCGATACAGCTGCTGCGGCAGGCGCTCAACGACCACGCCCGCATTCTGGGCGACGAGCATCCGCACACGCTGGCCAGCCGGGACAGCCTCGGTCTCGCGCTGGACGGAATGGGCGAGCACGCACAAGCAGTGCGCATCCACCGGAGCACCCTGGAGGACCGCACACGCATCCTGAGCCCCGAGCACCCGGATACCCTAGCCAGTCGCCACAACCTCGCTCTCGCTTTGACACGTGCAGGTGAGCAAGCCGAGGCGATAGACCTGCTGCGCCGAACCCTCGATGACCGCGTCCGCATCCTGGGCGACGAGCACACACATACCTTGAGCACCCGCAACGCGCTGGAGACAGCGCTAGCCATGTCCACCCAACGGCCACAGAGCCGGTGGTGGCACTGGCTGCGGCGCAGGAACGTCGCAGCCAGTGGCCGTTGA
- a CDS encoding DUF6973 domain-containing protein: MSTSWRKKIIEANACMSLGWRGCALASAISGMLLATFRSGAKNNPIRHFMWQASLTFDFGARAAKRLGDAHEWGQTGRDTQIDQHSNSLARSFAVRNWGAMLSWHTWGVFWTTLYFFARVYFYNGVLWRK; this comes from the coding sequence ATGTCCACGTCCTGGCGCAAGAAGATCATCGAGGCCAACGCCTGCATGTCGCTCGGATGGCGCGGTTGCGCCCTCGCCTCGGCGATTTCGGGAATGCTGCTCGCGACCTTCCGGAGCGGCGCGAAGAACAACCCGATCCGGCACTTCATGTGGCAGGCGAGCCTGACCTTCGACTTTGGCGCACGAGCGGCCAAGAGGCTGGGAGACGCGCATGAATGGGGCCAGACCGGACGCGACACCCAGATCGACCAGCACAGCAACTCCCTCGCCCGCAGTTTTGCCGTGCGGAACTGGGGAGCCATGCTGAGCTGGCACACCTGGGGCGTGTTCTGGACGACCCTCTACTTCTTCGCACGCGTCTACTTCTACAACGGCGTGCTGTGGCGAAAATAG
- a CDS encoding RHS repeat-associated core domain-containing protein, translating to MALVVAASTLQGAGTAFAGPPQAPLGQPGTAAAASAADIPSARVAARLSGRRVEALSERSETSTTWVNKDGSLTSEVAAGPIRFKDAAGQWRDVDVDLTTAPDGSVTSKAHPQGLRLSGKKGTKARSLSAAQSAPGTDLVTLGQGDEAITLQWRGGLPAPVLDGTRATYPDAVPGADVVVEATRTGFEQFVEVKAKPTAGFSYTLPLKTKGLKAEQQADGSVLFTDEKSQKTATMPAPLMWDSTVDAASGEHVRRAKVALKVVKTKDGADLVVTPDAGFLADPATKYPVTVDPSTSSLGNLFDTYVQQGETVDWSNDTELDLGNPGTKNADGTFRTARSFITWNTAPVADALISDAKLSLWNFHSGNTDCSAQPWEVWTSNGPTTASRWTNQPAMVTKMATSTETKGNPGCASQPDGWVTADVKNLVQHWANNKWTFSSMGLRATDENNTKQWKRVNSANASANVPKLTVTYNYRPRTGTNQEAGPPFFSYGGAYTVNTVTPVLRDTFVDANGDKVNGTFQIFDAATDTQVGNVIVSPFVPSGQVASVTVPAGVLTNGKTYKFRTSPYDGTHYNLGWSAWKTFTVDTTVPQPPARVVSTDYPTSGWVKGAGQAGTFTVTPPSGSDHQWMEWSLDGVTWTKAATNGGPADIALPVTPPNNGTHVIEVRSVDKADNKSPAVEYTFHAGPGGFLQPADDESTARRITLAAEGDAARYDKVSFSWRRSEADAWTQIPLAHVTSGGAPLAAWPVPLTGGKNAPLVWEATSTVDPDGSIQIKADYTGPASASGSTAPLSVMVDRDGEGAAATPVGPGSLNLLTGDHRLSQTDTAYFGITIGRTSSSRNPQAGGQAGQAPVFGNEWISGIRAETAASAFSHLRRISDTAVAVVGSDGGETHFTANAARNGWIAQAGAQQLTLQGSVTTDFTLSEPDGTITKFTKPTPTSPTWQVSSTQIEGISDSTTTVVSETVTVGADQLARPAKVIAPTSAITASTCNATPSTKGCRVVEFVYSTSTTATTLVLGDFTGRVKELRLWSTVPGAASATAKTVATYRYDNGGRLRQEWNPSLPETAKTQYAYDAAGRVTSLTPGSDLPWTLTYGKAGTGSAASDGMLLKASRSALKQGTADVQEGTATTSVVYEVPLTGGSAPHKMGANDVRAWGQSEGPTDATAVFQADTVPASHVGTGLVAGDYGRATVHYLDASARKVNTARPGGHIDSTEFDRFGNTVRELSAGNRAIALGIGSQTAAVQADLGIGSLPTAERAELLSTRTVRNSTGTRELAGFGPLHRATLAHDLKSGATTLVAAGTSVIARAWTVSEYDAGRPTDGSAVVSDRITRRTVGAQVREHPLVHADTRVSQTLYDWTRGLAVQEIQDPSGLAITTTTEYDAQGRVTKKVAPGGTGNDAATTVTTYWSATGTGTCQGRPEWADLVCSTGPGGAITGGGSNPTARTTRTSEYNWWGNTAKITESANGATRTITTANDAAGRPTTVTVTGNGGQAVPEVTTEYDAVSGRATRTTSPTGGTVTKAYDKLGRQISYTDADGGTTSVSYDVLGRPVQVTDSVPSTRTFTYDHAAEPRGLATKVVDSVAGAFTATYTPDGSVDSETLPGGYRVKTVEDPSGGRTQRTYTRDSDGEIVYSDTLTNTVHGQAATRSGWSEQEYGYDAVGRLTTVADTAETVCTTRSYTFDSRSNRTALATASAPAGAACPTSSGTVQNQSYDTADRLVSGGRTYDAFGRVTAQPGGTGIEYYANDLVHRETVPGKRQTWQLDAAHRFRSWTVESGSGSTWVQNAARVNHYASDSDSPSWILEDTATGQVTRNVDSLGGGLSATTGKTGQVVLQLSSLHGDVALQLPLDASVAPGVLDTDEYGQRRAASPPARYGWVGTDQRSAETQSGLVLMGARLYDPVTGRFTSVDPVEGGNANAYDYCSGDPVGCKDVSGNFSINDIAHEAKTCARYWWACWGVADVSWWASQTAKRAYKDSNKQNAYRHCIWQAMLVWDLGHTIAKAFGDAHEVKHRYTKNKKDRADSMADYHNNRVGRSIGSQITAWTRWGAQNAACSRCQRAWNTGRMANRGDYM from the coding sequence ATGGCCCTGGTGGTGGCGGCCTCGACGCTCCAAGGCGCCGGGACCGCCTTCGCCGGTCCCCCGCAGGCCCCTCTGGGACAGCCCGGTACGGCCGCGGCAGCGTCAGCCGCGGATATACCCTCGGCCCGCGTGGCCGCACGTCTGTCGGGCCGACGGGTCGAAGCCTTGTCGGAGCGCTCGGAGACGTCGACGACGTGGGTCAACAAGGACGGCTCGCTCACCTCGGAGGTCGCGGCCGGCCCGATCCGGTTCAAGGACGCGGCGGGCCAGTGGCGCGATGTCGACGTCGACCTCACCACGGCACCCGACGGCTCCGTGACGTCGAAGGCGCACCCGCAGGGGCTGCGCCTCTCGGGCAAGAAGGGGACGAAGGCCCGGTCGCTCAGCGCCGCCCAGTCCGCCCCGGGCACCGACCTGGTGACGCTCGGGCAGGGCGACGAGGCGATCACCCTGCAGTGGCGTGGCGGACTGCCGGCCCCGGTGCTGGACGGCACCCGCGCCACCTACCCGGACGCGGTGCCCGGCGCCGACGTGGTCGTCGAGGCGACCCGCACCGGCTTCGAGCAGTTCGTCGAGGTCAAGGCGAAGCCGACGGCGGGCTTCTCCTACACGCTGCCGCTGAAGACCAAGGGCCTCAAGGCGGAGCAGCAGGCCGACGGCAGTGTGCTGTTCACCGACGAAAAGTCGCAGAAGACCGCGACAATGCCCGCCCCCCTCATGTGGGACTCGACCGTCGACGCGGCCTCGGGCGAGCACGTCCGACGTGCCAAGGTCGCCCTCAAGGTCGTCAAAACCAAGGACGGTGCCGATCTCGTCGTCACCCCCGACGCGGGGTTCCTCGCCGATCCGGCCACCAAGTACCCCGTGACGGTCGACCCGTCGACGTCCTCCCTGGGGAACCTCTTCGACACCTACGTCCAGCAGGGCGAGACCGTCGACTGGTCCAACGACACCGAGCTGGACCTCGGCAACCCGGGCACCAAGAACGCCGACGGCACCTTCCGTACGGCCCGTTCCTTCATCACCTGGAACACTGCACCGGTCGCGGACGCACTGATCTCCGACGCCAAGCTGTCGCTGTGGAACTTCCACTCCGGGAACACCGACTGCTCCGCCCAGCCCTGGGAGGTGTGGACTTCCAACGGGCCCACCACGGCCTCCCGCTGGACCAACCAGCCGGCCATGGTCACCAAGATGGCCACCTCCACCGAGACCAAGGGCAACCCGGGCTGTGCCTCCCAGCCCGACGGCTGGGTCACCGCGGACGTCAAGAACCTGGTCCAGCACTGGGCCAACAACAAGTGGACGTTCTCCAGCATGGGCCTGCGCGCCACGGACGAGAACAACACCAAGCAGTGGAAACGCGTCAACTCCGCCAACGCCTCCGCCAACGTCCCGAAGCTGACGGTCACCTACAACTACCGTCCGCGTACCGGCACCAACCAGGAGGCGGGACCGCCGTTCTTCTCCTACGGCGGCGCCTACACCGTCAACACAGTGACGCCGGTCCTGCGTGACACCTTCGTCGACGCCAACGGGGACAAGGTCAACGGCACCTTCCAGATCTTCGACGCGGCCACCGACACTCAGGTCGGCAACGTGATCGTCTCCCCGTTCGTCCCCTCCGGCCAGGTCGCCTCGGTGACCGTCCCGGCCGGTGTGCTGACCAACGGCAAGACGTACAAGTTCCGCACCTCCCCCTACGACGGCACCCACTACAACCTGGGCTGGTCGGCCTGGAAGACCTTCACGGTCGACACCACCGTCCCGCAGCCCCCGGCCCGCGTGGTCTCCACGGACTACCCGACGAGCGGCTGGGTCAAGGGAGCCGGACAGGCCGGCACCTTCACCGTCACACCGCCGTCAGGCTCCGACCACCAGTGGATGGAGTGGTCCCTGGACGGCGTGACGTGGACGAAGGCCGCGACCAACGGCGGCCCCGCCGACATAGCCCTCCCCGTCACCCCGCCCAACAACGGCACGCACGTCATCGAAGTGCGCTCCGTGGACAAGGCCGACAACAAGTCCCCTGCCGTCGAGTACACCTTCCACGCCGGTCCGGGCGGGTTCCTGCAGCCCGCGGACGACGAGAGCACCGCGCGCCGCATCACCCTCGCGGCCGAGGGCGATGCCGCCCGCTACGACAAGGTGTCCTTCTCCTGGCGCCGTTCCGAGGCCGATGCCTGGACGCAGATCCCCCTCGCCCACGTCACGTCGGGCGGAGCACCGCTGGCCGCATGGCCCGTGCCGCTGACCGGCGGCAAGAACGCCCCCCTCGTATGGGAGGCCACGAGCACGGTCGACCCCGACGGCAGCATCCAGATCAAGGCGGACTACACCGGTCCCGCCTCCGCATCCGGCAGCACCGCGCCCCTCTCCGTCATGGTCGACCGTGACGGCGAAGGAGCCGCAGCGACCCCCGTCGGCCCCGGTTCGCTGAACCTCCTCACCGGGGACCACCGCCTGTCCCAGACGGACACCGCCTACTTCGGCATCACCATCGGCCGCACCTCCTCCTCGCGCAACCCGCAGGCGGGCGGACAGGCCGGCCAGGCGCCCGTCTTCGGCAACGAGTGGATCTCCGGCATCCGGGCGGAGACGGCCGCCTCCGCGTTCAGCCACCTCCGGCGGATCTCGGACACCGCCGTCGCGGTGGTCGGCTCCGACGGCGGCGAAACGCACTTCACCGCCAACGCGGCACGCAACGGGTGGATTGCCCAGGCCGGTGCCCAGCAGCTCACCCTCCAGGGCTCGGTCACCACCGACTTCACGCTGTCGGAGCCCGACGGCACGATCACGAAGTTCACCAAGCCCACCCCCACTTCGCCGACCTGGCAGGTCTCCAGCACCCAGATCGAGGGCATCTCGGACTCGACCACCACGGTCGTCTCCGAGACGGTCACCGTTGGCGCGGACCAGCTCGCCCGGCCGGCGAAGGTCATCGCACCGACCTCGGCGATCACTGCGAGCACCTGCAACGCCACCCCCTCCACCAAGGGCTGCCGCGTCGTCGAGTTCGTCTACTCCACGAGCACCACGGCTACCACTCTCGTCCTCGGTGACTTCACCGGCCGGGTCAAGGAGCTCCGCCTCTGGTCGACCGTCCCGGGTGCGGCGAGCGCCACCGCCAAGACGGTCGCGACCTACCGGTACGACAACGGCGGCCGTCTGCGCCAGGAATGGAACCCCAGCCTGCCGGAGACTGCCAAGACGCAGTACGCGTACGACGCGGCCGGCCGCGTCACCTCGCTCACGCCGGGCTCCGACCTGCCCTGGACCCTCACCTACGGCAAGGCCGGAACGGGGAGCGCGGCCAGCGACGGCATGCTGCTCAAGGCGTCCCGCTCCGCTCTGAAGCAGGGCACCGCAGACGTGCAGGAGGGCACGGCGACCACCTCGGTCGTCTACGAGGTGCCCCTCACGGGCGGCTCCGCACCCCACAAGATGGGTGCGAACGACGTCAGGGCGTGGGGCCAGTCCGAGGGGCCGACCGACGCGACCGCGGTCTTCCAGGCCGACACCGTCCCGGCCTCACACGTGGGAACAGGTCTCGTTGCCGGCGACTACGGCCGCGCCACCGTCCACTACCTGGACGCATCGGCCCGCAAGGTGAACACCGCCCGGCCGGGCGGCCACATCGACTCCACCGAGTTCGACCGGTTCGGCAACACCGTGCGCGAGCTGTCCGCGGGCAACCGTGCCATCGCGCTCGGCATCGGATCCCAGACCGCCGCAGTCCAGGCCGACCTCGGCATCGGATCGCTGCCCACGGCGGAGCGGGCCGAACTGCTCTCCACCCGCACAGTCCGCAACAGCACCGGCACCCGTGAACTGGCCGGCTTCGGACCGCTGCACAGGGCAACCCTCGCGCACGACCTGAAGAGCGGCGCCACCACGCTGGTCGCGGCGGGCACCTCCGTCATCGCCCGCGCATGGACCGTGTCCGAATACGACGCGGGACGCCCCACCGACGGGTCTGCAGTAGTCTCGGACCGGATCACCCGACGCACGGTCGGCGCTCAGGTGCGCGAACACCCGTTGGTGCACGCCGACACGCGGGTCTCCCAGACCCTCTACGACTGGACCCGCGGCCTGGCCGTCCAGGAGATCCAGGACCCCTCCGGTCTCGCGATCACCACGACCACCGAATACGACGCACAGGGTCGGGTGACCAAGAAGGTCGCTCCCGGTGGCACCGGCAACGACGCGGCCACCACAGTGACCACCTACTGGTCCGCCACCGGTACCGGCACCTGCCAGGGCCGTCCCGAGTGGGCCGACCTGGTGTGCTCCACCGGCCCCGGCGGCGCCATCACCGGCGGCGGTTCCAACCCCACCGCTCGGACCACCCGTACGAGCGAGTACAACTGGTGGGGCAACACGGCCAAGATCACGGAAAGCGCGAACGGCGCCACGCGCACCATCACCACCGCGAACGACGCCGCCGGCCGGCCCACCACGGTGACGGTCACCGGCAACGGCGGTCAGGCGGTCCCCGAGGTGACCACCGAGTACGACGCCGTGTCCGGCCGTGCGACCAGGACCACGTCGCCCACCGGGGGCACCGTCACCAAGGCGTACGACAAGCTGGGCCGCCAGATCTCGTACACGGACGCCGACGGCGGCACCACGAGCGTCTCCTACGACGTCCTCGGCCGTCCCGTCCAGGTCACCGACAGCGTTCCCAGCACGCGGACCTTCACCTACGACCACGCCGCCGAGCCGCGTGGCCTGGCCACCAAGGTCGTCGACTCCGTGGCAGGCGCCTTCACGGCGACCTACACCCCCGACGGCAGCGTGGACAGTGAGACGCTGCCCGGCGGATACCGGGTGAAGACCGTGGAGGACCCCTCGGGCGGCCGCACACAGCGGACATACACCCGCGACAGCGACGGGGAGATCGTCTATTCGGACACCCTGACCAACACCGTGCACGGCCAGGCCGCCACCCGTTCCGGCTGGTCCGAGCAGGAGTACGGCTACGACGCGGTCGGCCGGCTCACCACCGTGGCGGACACCGCAGAGACCGTCTGCACCACCCGCTCGTACACCTTCGACTCGCGCAGCAACCGCACGGCGCTGGCCACGGCCTCCGCCCCGGCGGGCGCGGCCTGCCCGACCTCGAGCGGGACCGTGCAGAACCAGTCCTACGACACCGCGGACCGTCTCGTCTCCGGCGGCCGCACCTACGACGCCTTCGGCCGCGTCACCGCGCAGCCGGGCGGCACGGGCATCGAGTACTACGCCAACGACCTAGTCCACCGCGAGACCGTGCCCGGCAAGCGCCAGACCTGGCAGCTGGACGCCGCGCACCGCTTCAGGTCCTGGACGGTCGAGTCGGGAAGCGGGTCGACCTGGGTGCAGAACGCCGCCCGCGTCAACCACTACGCCAGCGACTCTGACAGCCCGAGCTGGATCCTTGAGGACACGGCCACCGGCCAAGTAACCCGGAACGTGGACTCGCTCGGCGGAGGCCTCTCGGCGACCACCGGCAAGACCGGTCAGGTCGTGCTGCAGCTGTCCTCGCTCCACGGGGACGTGGCGCTCCAGCTCCCGCTGGACGCCTCGGTCGCGCCCGGGGTCCTCGACACGGACGAGTACGGGCAGCGCCGGGCCGCGAGCCCGCCCGCCCGCTACGGCTGGGTGGGTACCGACCAGCGTTCGGCGGAGACGCAGTCCGGCCTGGTCCTGATGGGGGCGCGGCTCTATGATCCGGTCACCGGAAGGTTCACCTCGGTCGACCCGGTCGAAGGCGGCAACGCCAATGCCTACGACTACTGCTCCGGCGATCCGGTCGGCTGCAAGGACGTCAGTGGGAATTTCAGCATCAACGACATCGCGCACGAGGCGAAGACGTGTGCCCGGTACTGGTGGGCCTGCTGGGGTGTGGCGGACGTGAGCTGGTGGGCGTCCCAGACGGCCAAGCGCGCCTACAAGGACTCCAACAAGCAGAACGCCTACCGGCACTGCATCTGGCAGGCGATGCTCGTGTGGGACCTCGGCCACACGATCGCCAAGGCCTTCGGTGACGCCCACGAGGTCAAACACCGGTACACCAAGAACAAGAAGGACCGCGCCGACTCCATGGCGGACTACCACAACAACAGGGTGGGACGCAGCATCGGGTCGCAGATTACGGCGTGGACGCGCTGGGGTGCCCAGAATGCCGCCTGCAGCCGCTGCCAGCGGGCATGGAACACGGGGAGGATGGCCAACCGCGGCGACTACATGTGA
- a CDS encoding tetratricopeptide repeat protein: MHQLLLHSLSGQGRHEEALAEPHRHSPELYPAYAGAHELATAVALHGLGRHKEAEEEARRALTACERHLHPDHPRMGEIRALLALIAPACPDGVLQILTPTGRGAARGAPRRAHGTGLALRRRCRFGARDRAAACRTLRVRCRHVR; encoded by the coding sequence ATGCATCAGCTGTTGCTTCACAGCCTGTCGGGCCAGGGGCGTCACGAGGAGGCCCTGGCCGAACCCCACCGCCACTCTCCCGAGCTGTACCCCGCCTACGCCGGCGCGCACGAGCTGGCAACTGCCGTGGCCCTGCACGGCCTGGGCCGCCACAAGGAGGCGGAGGAGGAGGCCCGGCGGGCGCTGACCGCCTGCGAACGCCATCTCCACCCCGACCACCCCCGGATGGGTGAGATACGGGCGCTGCTCGCGCTCATAGCCCCCGCCTGCCCCGATGGCGTTCTGCAGATCCTGACGCCCACCGGCCGGGGTGCCGCCCGCGGAGCCCCCCGGCGCGCCCACGGCACGGGTTTGGCCCTTCGACGTCGGTGCCGGTTCGGTGCCAGGGACCGGGCCGCAGCCTGTCGGACGCTTCGCGTGCGGTGCAGGCATGTGCGCTGA